A portion of the Deinococcus peraridilitoris DSM 19664 genome contains these proteins:
- a CDS encoding MarR family transcriptional regulator, whose translation MITPAAKRILAHLQAHPHGDSITGIADAVRITQGCASQLVRDLDREGRVNKRRSAFGQGVIVTLASATPKPPEETVRSRLQLVREHFADPIVELTRQEAAQLIPGCSPVVLQTLLNEGYLRLDKTTCGARVYRRAVNV comes from the coding sequence ATGATCACCCCGGCTGCCAAACGGATCCTCGCGCACCTCCAGGCGCATCCCCATGGGGACAGCATCACTGGCATCGCTGACGCCGTGCGGATCACCCAGGGTTGCGCCAGCCAACTCGTCCGGGACCTCGATCGCGAAGGACGCGTGAACAAACGCCGCTCCGCCTTCGGTCAGGGCGTCATCGTCACACTCGCCAGCGCGACCCCCAAGCCTCCCGAGGAGACTGTCCGTTCACGCCTGCAACTCGTGCGGGAGCACTTCGCCGACCCGATCGTGGAACTCACCCGCCAGGAAGCCGCTCAACTCATCCCCGGCTGCTCACCGGTCGTGCTGCAGACCCTTCTGAACGAAGGCTACCTGCGCCTCGATAAGACCACCTGCGGAGCGCGCGTGTACCGACGGGCGGTGAACGTATGA
- a CDS encoding terminase small subunit has translation MAAKQPAAKRPTKRNAPKGEKTDSAKRIENFSLAYHAEPNATKAAIAANYSEKTAASSGSRLLRSDKVQARLKELADEAASAAIATARERQEFLTAVLRGQSRATFVTREGLTEGAPDFPSRLKAAELLGKMQGDFNKDDDGSVKPTVIINMPQRAMTPEEIEAARAPAG, from the coding sequence ATGGCCGCAAAACAACCCGCGGCCAAACGGCCCACCAAACGCAACGCACCCAAAGGCGAAAAGACCGACAGCGCCAAACGCATCGAAAACTTCAGCCTCGCCTACCACGCCGAGCCCAACGCCACCAAAGCCGCCATCGCCGCCAACTACAGCGAAAAGACCGCCGCCTCCAGTGGCTCCCGCCTGTTGAGAAGTGACAAGGTTCAGGCGCGACTGAAAGAACTCGCGGACGAAGCCGCCTCCGCTGCGATCGCCACGGCCCGCGAACGCCAGGAATTCCTCACGGCCGTGCTGCGTGGGCAGAGCCGGGCGACGTTCGTCACCCGGGAAGGCTTGACCGAAGGCGCGCCGGATTTCCCAAGCCGCCTGAAAGCCGCAGAGCTGCTCGGCAAGATGCAGGGTGACTTCAACAAAGATGACGACGGCAGCGTGAAACCCACCGTGATCATCAACATGCCTCAGCGCGCCATGACCCCTGAGGAAATCGAGGCGGCCCGTGCACCTGCAGGTTGA
- a CDS encoding ATP-binding protein, whose product MTQDTCQVCQQTLRTDRSCDAGWIEVEQYPPEQGRAPLVARCRQWEAHLAATAHASGLEASGLTDAAYTASWNDLDLTSRAWQAAHSIARHVEDVIERGLNVVLSGVTGTGKTHAGVLITRAAMGGGATAMKLDWSRFLDGVRDSFNDRTLESEGQQLQRLVAVDFLMLDDIGSGDAENNRFSLTRLEKVIGRRYDAGKPTLLTVNFKPQLLAEVIGDRAAGRIKGRVMEISFTTKYREHTERQEVADLVSRLWAGATR is encoded by the coding sequence ATGACTCAGGACACCTGCCAGGTCTGCCAGCAAACCCTCCGCACCGACCGCAGCTGCGACGCCGGCTGGATCGAAGTGGAACAGTACCCACCCGAACAGGGCCGCGCGCCCCTCGTCGCGCGTTGCCGGCAATGGGAAGCGCACCTCGCGGCGACCGCGCACGCCAGCGGCCTCGAAGCGTCCGGGCTCACGGACGCTGCGTACACCGCCAGCTGGAATGACCTCGACCTCACCAGCCGCGCCTGGCAGGCCGCGCACAGCATCGCCCGGCATGTTGAGGACGTCATCGAACGCGGTCTCAACGTCGTGCTGAGTGGCGTCACCGGCACCGGTAAGACGCACGCCGGTGTCCTGATCACCCGCGCCGCGATGGGAGGAGGAGCGACCGCCATGAAGCTCGACTGGTCCCGCTTCCTGGATGGCGTGCGGGATTCCTTCAACGACCGCACCCTCGAAAGCGAAGGTCAGCAACTCCAGCGCCTCGTCGCCGTGGACTTCCTGATGCTCGACGACATCGGCAGCGGAGACGCTGAGAACAACAGATTCAGCCTCACCCGCCTCGAGAAAGTCATCGGACGCCGCTACGACGCCGGGAAACCCACCCTGCTCACCGTGAACTTCAAACCGCAGCTGCTCGCGGAAGTCATCGGGGACCGCGCGGCCGGGCGCATCAAGGGCCGCGTGATGGAGATCAGCTTCACCACCAAGTACCGCGAGCACACCGAACGCCAGGAAGTCGCGGACCTCGTGAGTCGCCTGTGGGCGGGAGCGACCCGATGA
- a CDS encoding PBSX family phage terminase large subunit, which translates to MHLQVEHGLPEPTLPHQWDTYSSTAKFTLQSGAYGSGKTLTNAWIILRECLEHPGTLGLAGAETTPQLKETLQADFEALIAGYMLAGLVKYHGSDRKYTFWNGSQVLFWPLVGGDAKRQRHRIRSLNLGFAVIEEVTSIPEATVLEVLGRLRRKIGSRRLYASCNPDNPEHYLHGWFVDDPKEGFQLVKSNTYANPFLPADYIRALEQSLGHEMAQRYLRGEWVNFEGLVYKDFRRETHIIEPKPLTGMTRWAALDFGGANPHALLWFAEDSQGYVYVTGEWYEAQVGLDAVAAAIKKDEVSVIYRDHDVADSLTLERTYNVRGLRPAKKEKMPGIATVQQFLKPVGQNMQPRVRIFNSCKNLIRELGRYKWPEGTSARDPGNEPVKKDDHALDALRYGLHTRYFQPGGIMTVNTRL; encoded by the coding sequence GTGCACCTGCAGGTTGAGCATGGCCTGCCCGAACCCACCCTGCCGCACCAGTGGGACACGTACAGCAGCACCGCGAAGTTCACCTTGCAAAGCGGCGCGTACGGCAGCGGCAAGACCCTCACGAACGCCTGGATCATCCTGCGTGAATGCCTGGAGCATCCCGGCACGCTCGGACTGGCCGGAGCGGAAACCACGCCGCAACTGAAGGAGACCCTCCAGGCGGACTTCGAGGCGCTGATCGCCGGGTACATGCTCGCCGGACTGGTGAAGTACCACGGGAGTGACCGCAAGTACACCTTCTGGAATGGCAGCCAGGTGCTCTTCTGGCCGCTCGTGGGCGGAGACGCCAAGCGCCAGCGGCACCGCATCCGCTCGCTGAACCTGGGTTTCGCCGTGATCGAGGAAGTCACGTCCATCCCGGAAGCCACCGTGCTCGAAGTACTCGGACGCCTGCGCCGCAAGATCGGCAGCCGCCGCCTGTACGCCAGCTGCAACCCCGACAATCCCGAGCATTACCTGCACGGCTGGTTCGTCGATGACCCCAAAGAAGGCTTCCAGCTCGTCAAGAGCAACACCTACGCCAACCCCTTCTTGCCCGCCGATTACATCCGCGCACTCGAGCAATCCCTCGGGCACGAGATGGCGCAACGCTACCTGCGCGGCGAATGGGTGAACTTCGAAGGTCTGGTGTACAAGGATTTCCGACGCGAGACGCACATCATCGAACCCAAGCCGCTCACCGGCATGACCCGCTGGGCCGCCCTGGACTTCGGTGGTGCCAACCCGCACGCGCTCTTGTGGTTCGCAGAGGACAGCCAGGGGTACGTGTACGTCACGGGTGAATGGTACGAAGCACAAGTGGGTCTTGACGCGGTCGCTGCGGCTATCAAGAAGGACGAGGTCAGCGTCATCTACCGGGACCATGACGTCGCGGACAGCCTCACGCTGGAACGCACGTACAACGTCCGAGGCCTCAGGCCCGCGAAGAAAGAGAAGATGCCTGGCATCGCCACCGTGCAGCAGTTCCTCAAGCCCGTCGGGCAGAACATGCAGCCACGTGTGCGGATCTTCAACTCCTGCAAGAACCTCATCCGTGAGCTCGGTCGCTACAAGTGGCCCGAAGGTACCAGCGCCAGAGACCCCGGCAATGAGCCCGTCAAGAAGGACGACCACGCGCTCGACGCGCTCAGGTACGGACTGCACACCCGCTACTTCCAGCCTGGCGGAATCATGACCGTCAACACTCGCCTCTAG
- a CDS encoding VRR-NUC domain-containing protein, with protein sequence MSEAHLQSRVVFLLELAGWLVMEADRASMGKTKHKGAFFVGFCDVLAVKGERAILLELKTLKGKMREAQLAFRTRAAACGITVHEIRDEQQVVALLHTRARHQHALASQEVYQP encoded by the coding sequence ATGAGCGAAGCGCACCTGCAATCCCGCGTGGTGTTCCTGCTCGAGCTCGCCGGCTGGCTCGTGATGGAAGCAGACCGGGCCAGCATGGGCAAAACGAAACACAAAGGCGCGTTCTTCGTGGGGTTCTGCGACGTTCTCGCCGTGAAAGGTGAACGCGCGATCCTGCTGGAACTCAAGACGCTCAAAGGCAAGATGCGCGAGGCGCAACTCGCCTTCCGCACCCGAGCCGCGGCGTGCGGCATCACCGTCCACGAAATCCGTGATGAGCAGCAGGTCGTGGCGCTCCTGCACACCCGCGCCCGGCATCAGCACGCCCTCGCGTCTCAGGAGGTCTACCAGCCATGA